Within Caulobacter segnis, the genomic segment GTCATCCTGGCCATCGCGATAGGCGCAGACCAGGCGCAGGGCCGCGCCATGCAATTCGTCGGCGCGCGCCGCGTAGAGCGCCGGCAGGTCGGCCACGGGCTGGCCCGACGCCCACACCACCGCCCCGATCACGCCGCCGGTCAGATAGGCCGGACAGATGATCGCCGACCGTATGCCGAACGCCTCGGCGGCCTCGGCCACCTCGATCGTCTCCAGTCGGGGCAAGGGCCGCCAGCTGGCGAACCGGCCCTGGCCGTAGAAGAACGGCTCGGCCGTGTAGCGCGCCGCCAGGATGAACGGGGCGCGCAGGGCGAAGGCGCGGTCGCGCCAGTAGCGCACCGCGTTGTCCGGCCACTCGAAGGTCGTCTCGGCCAGGGGCTTGCCGTCCTTGCCCAGCATCGGCTCGGGGCTGGAGATGTCGGCGCTGGCGGCGACGTAGGGCAGACCGATCTCGCGGCCCATCGCGCGCACCCGCTCGGCCATTACCGTGACCCGCGCCAGGCGTTCGCCGTCATCGACCCTGGTCAACATCGAGGCCGCCTTCCCTATCGGTTCCGATAGCTTGCGCGCCGCCCCCGCCCTTTCGCAAGTTTCCCCGACGACGCCAGGGTGAGGGGCAAACGCGTGAATCTGGAGCTGTCGACCGAGGACCTGGCGTTCCGCGACGAAGTCCGCGCCTTTCTGGACGCGAACCTGACGCCGCCGCTGCGCGAGGCGGGCCGGCGGATGACCAGCGTCTTCTGCGACAAGGTCCACAGCCTGGCCTGGCAGCGCATCCTGCACGAGCGGGGCTGGGCCGCGCCCAGCTGGCCGGTCGAGCATGGCGGCCCGGGCTGGAGCGAGATCCAGCGCCACGTCTTCCACGCCGAGTGCGCCCGGG encodes:
- a CDS encoding helix-turn-helix transcriptional regulator — its product is MLTRVDDGERLARVTVMAERVRAMGREIGLPYVAASADISSPEPMLGKDGKPLAETTFEWPDNAVRYWRDRAFALRAPFILAARYTAEPFFYGQGRFASWRPLPRLETIEVAEAAEAFGIRSAIICPAYLTGGVIGAVVWASGQPVADLPALYAARADELHGAALRLVCAYRDGQDDDAPPVRLTKREVQCLKWAAAGKTDADIAQIIGISGPTVRFHVQNAALKLRVAGRAQAIHRATGLGYIGGAA